A single genomic interval of Nocardioides nitrophenolicus harbors:
- a CDS encoding MCE family protein, with protein sequence MVSTVLKRIDRRVLALVAAVLLVAVAVNLVRSPAEMKTVTAHFPRAVSVYKGTDVRILGVNVGKVTAVIPEGNSVRVEMEYDASYEVPAKAQAVIVTPTLVADRFVQLTPVFQGGDVMADGADIPLPETAVPVELDRIYGSLQALTRALGPNGVNADGTLDHLLAAGTKAFSGQGARGNQMIQDLADAAQTFGDGAGPLFESVTQLAKFTTTLAENDTLVRAFMQDLTGVSAMLADESDELQQAVAAVAKAVGSVKGFVKNNRDAFVADIEKLTEVMRTIASEKDNIQTAVEVAPVAMGNLAMGFDHVSDSQNSRFAIGGNVWDADGFICGLIQQHPAMPPALKDTACELIEKLIEPIVTQLPWLPPEYKTYLPKQAASKKGVKVPDFSDVSYSTGDDASVQNLLGGGS encoded by the coding sequence ATGGTGTCCACCGTCCTCAAGCGCATCGACCGGCGGGTGCTCGCGCTCGTCGCGGCGGTCCTGCTCGTCGCCGTCGCGGTCAACCTGGTCCGCTCGCCGGCCGAGATGAAGACCGTCACCGCCCACTTCCCGCGCGCCGTCAGCGTCTACAAGGGCACCGACGTGCGGATCCTCGGCGTCAACGTCGGCAAGGTGACCGCGGTGATCCCCGAGGGGAACTCGGTCCGGGTCGAGATGGAGTACGACGCGTCGTACGAGGTCCCGGCGAAGGCCCAGGCCGTCATCGTGACCCCGACCCTGGTCGCGGACCGCTTCGTCCAGCTCACGCCGGTCTTCCAGGGCGGCGACGTGATGGCGGACGGCGCCGACATCCCGCTGCCGGAGACCGCGGTGCCGGTCGAGCTGGACCGGATCTACGGCAGCCTGCAGGCGCTGACCCGGGCGCTCGGCCCCAACGGGGTCAACGCCGACGGCACCCTCGACCACCTGCTGGCGGCCGGCACCAAGGCGTTCAGCGGGCAGGGCGCCCGCGGCAACCAGATGATCCAGGACCTCGCCGACGCGGCGCAGACCTTCGGCGACGGCGCCGGCCCGCTCTTCGAGTCGGTCACCCAGCTCGCGAAGTTCACCACCACACTCGCCGAGAACGACACTCTGGTGCGTGCGTTCATGCAGGACCTGACCGGCGTCTCGGCGATGCTCGCCGACGAGAGCGACGAGCTGCAGCAGGCCGTGGCGGCCGTCGCCAAGGCCGTCGGCAGCGTCAAGGGCTTCGTCAAGAACAACCGCGACGCCTTCGTCGCCGACATCGAGAAGCTCACCGAGGTGATGCGGACCATCGCCTCGGAGAAGGACAACATCCAGACCGCGGTCGAGGTGGCACCGGTCGCGATGGGCAACCTGGCGATGGGCTTCGACCACGTCAGCGACAGCCAGAACTCCCGCTTCGCCATCGGCGGCAATGTGTGGGACGCCGACGGCTTCATCTGCGGCCTGATCCAGCAGCACCCGGCGATGCCGCCGGCGCTCAAGGACACCGCCTGCGAGCTGATCGAGAAGCTGATCGAGCCGATCGTGACCCAGCTGCCGTGGCTGCCGCCGGAGTACAAGACCTACCTGCCGAAGCAGGCCGCCTCGAAGAAGGGCGTCAAGGTGCCGGATTTCTCCGACGTGTCCTACTCCACCGGTGACGACGCCTCCGTCCAGAACCTGCTGGGAGGTGGCTCGTGA
- a CDS encoding MCE family protein, whose amino-acid sequence MNKHQRARDARVLRLGVITLVIMAVVSAATFNLGKFPGFRGTTYYAEFSDASGIHKGNIVQVGGIRVGRVAAVTLAGDRVKVKFELDGDVEFGKESTASIEVLNLLGEKFLDLTPAGKGQLAEGGTIPVERTQSAYDIVGVFGDLTTTTEEIDTQQLAQALDTVADTLDESAPEIQASFDGISRLSRSIASRDAEIQTLFDSSKEVTKVLADRSDDIVELMKNSDLVFQELTKRKDAVHALLVNARSLAKELRGVVKDNEAQIGPALKEVDGLVSFLVSKKDKLKATLNALGPYVSILSNIIGTGPWFDAYAANVLAIPTGEFVPGFDG is encoded by the coding sequence ATGAACAAGCACCAGCGCGCCCGCGACGCCCGCGTCCTCCGCCTCGGCGTGATCACCCTGGTGATCATGGCCGTGGTGTCGGCCGCGACCTTCAACCTCGGCAAGTTCCCGGGCTTCCGCGGCACCACCTACTACGCCGAGTTCAGCGACGCCAGCGGGATCCACAAGGGCAACATCGTCCAGGTCGGCGGGATCCGGGTCGGCCGGGTCGCCGCGGTCACCCTGGCCGGCGACCGGGTCAAGGTGAAGTTCGAGCTCGACGGCGACGTCGAGTTCGGCAAGGAGAGCACCGCCTCGATCGAGGTGCTCAACCTGCTGGGCGAGAAGTTCCTCGACCTCACCCCCGCCGGCAAGGGACAGCTCGCCGAGGGCGGCACGATCCCGGTGGAGCGCACCCAGTCGGCGTACGACATCGTCGGGGTGTTCGGCGACCTCACCACCACCACCGAGGAGATCGACACCCAGCAGCTCGCGCAGGCGCTGGACACCGTGGCCGACACCCTCGACGAGTCGGCGCCCGAGATCCAGGCCTCCTTCGACGGCATCTCCCGGCTCTCCCGGAGCATCGCCTCGCGCGACGCGGAGATCCAGACTCTGTTCGACAGCTCGAAGGAGGTGACCAAGGTCCTCGCCGACCGCAGCGACGACATCGTCGAGCTGATGAAGAACAGCGACCTGGTCTTCCAGGAGCTGACCAAGCGCAAGGACGCCGTGCACGCGCTGCTCGTCAACGCCCGCAGCCTCGCCAAGGAGCTGCGTGGCGTCGTGAAGGACAACGAGGCGCAGATCGGTCCCGCGCTGAAGGAGGTCGACGGCCTGGTGTCCTTCCTGGTCTCCAAGAAGGACAAGCTCAAGGCGACGCTCAACGCGCTCGGCCCCTATGTGTCCATCCTCAGCAACATCATCGGCACCGGGCCGTGGTTCGACGCGTACGCCGCGAACGTCCTCGCGATCCCGACCGGTGAGTTCGTCCCCGGATTCGACGGGTGA
- a CDS encoding MCE family protein — MRPGGNQRNAATTAAAVKLGVFTLVSIFVTGLLAVIMGNVGFGPRNEYQAIFTNATMLEKGDDVRVAGVNVGEVKKVEHYRRTMAKVTFKVDSGVKMTTASRANIRFLNLVGDRYMSLEQGTGAEEARPLADGATIPVSNTEPALDLTVLFDGFKPLFAALTPDQVNELSMNLVQVLQGEGGTVKSLLDHTASLTSTLADRDQLIGDVITNLTQTLKTVDDRHQQLSSLIVELKDWMTDLAKDRDTIGSSLDNISQLTVAVADLLRRGRPLLKEDIAALRELAKLLNKKENRDNLASLLDRMPEMMTDQTRTGTYGSWYQYYVCGVSARIVLPIIKDLPILKEIQDYITKFSFKSKAPRCQDR; from the coding sequence ATGAGGCCCGGAGGCAACCAGCGCAACGCGGCGACCACGGCCGCGGCGGTCAAGCTGGGCGTGTTCACGCTCGTGTCGATCTTCGTGACCGGGCTGCTGGCCGTGATCATGGGCAATGTCGGCTTCGGGCCGCGCAACGAGTACCAGGCGATCTTCACCAACGCGACGATGCTCGAGAAGGGCGACGACGTCCGGGTCGCCGGCGTCAACGTCGGCGAGGTGAAGAAGGTCGAGCACTACCGGCGGACCATGGCCAAGGTGACCTTCAAGGTCGACTCCGGGGTGAAGATGACGACCGCGTCCCGAGCCAACATCCGCTTCCTCAACCTGGTCGGCGACCGCTACATGAGCCTGGAGCAGGGGACCGGCGCCGAGGAGGCCCGGCCGCTCGCCGACGGCGCCACCATCCCGGTGTCCAACACCGAGCCGGCTCTCGACCTGACCGTGCTCTTCGACGGCTTCAAGCCGCTGTTCGCGGCGCTGACGCCCGACCAGGTCAACGAGCTGAGCATGAACCTGGTCCAGGTGCTGCAGGGGGAGGGCGGCACCGTCAAGAGCCTGCTCGACCACACCGCGTCGCTGACCTCGACCCTCGCCGACCGCGACCAGCTGATCGGCGACGTGATCACCAACCTCACCCAGACCCTGAAGACCGTCGACGACAGGCACCAGCAGCTCAGCTCGCTCATCGTGGAGCTGAAGGACTGGATGACCGACCTCGCCAAGGACCGCGACACCATCGGCTCCTCGCTCGACAACATCTCCCAGCTGACCGTCGCCGTCGCCGACCTGCTGCGCCGCGGCCGGCCGCTGCTCAAGGAGGACATCGCGGCGCTGCGCGAGCTCGCCAAGCTGCTCAACAAGAAGGAGAACCGCGACAACCTGGCCAGCCTCCTGGACCGGATGCCGGAGATGATGACCGACCAGACCCGGACCGGCACCTACGGCTCCTGGTACCAGTACTACGTCTGCGGCGTGTCGGCCCGGATCGTGCTCCCCATCATCAAGGACCTCCCGATCCTCAAGGAGATCCAGGACTACATCACCAAGTTCTCGTTCAAGTCCAAGGCGCCGAGGTGTCAGGACCGATGA
- a CDS encoding MCE family protein, giving the protein MLMNIHHDSVKEHNRLLVAGVVFLSVIALLIWLSIAIYNKTFDSSTTVTVKADRAGLQLAKFGDVRINGVLVGRVDKIDQDGEQAEITLALDNEAAKRIPANVTVRILPTTLFGQKFVALVRPEAAAGRLQDGDVIPSDRVETNVELSQVLADLFPLLRAVRPADLNATLHAVATALEGRGDQLGATMDQLGDYIGAIEDHLPTLRQDLVALADVADAYDVAAPDLLDVLDNVTVTSKTVTEKAKDLDVFFSDLTGLSDTATRFLADNEQNLIRMGQVTAPVLDLLAEYSPEFPCLIRGAANYAPILSKTFEGNVVKQYIEFFQPQFRPYDERDLPTYGEVGHGPWCLGLPNFTVPAPAHPLDQGSDIDEKGGFSPLPLQGLLGRPAAIDSGYAGSAAEQRVVNAMLAGETGHDPESYGALGTLLYGPVVREGKAAG; this is encoded by the coding sequence ATGCTGATGAACATCCACCACGACAGCGTCAAGGAGCACAACCGGCTCCTCGTCGCCGGCGTCGTCTTCCTGTCCGTGATCGCGCTGCTGATCTGGCTGTCGATCGCGATCTACAACAAGACCTTCGACAGCTCCACGACGGTCACGGTCAAGGCGGACCGGGCCGGCCTGCAGCTGGCCAAGTTCGGCGACGTCCGGATCAACGGCGTGCTGGTCGGCCGGGTCGACAAGATCGACCAGGACGGCGAGCAGGCCGAGATCACCCTCGCGCTCGACAACGAGGCGGCCAAGCGGATCCCGGCCAACGTCACCGTGCGGATCCTGCCGACCACGCTGTTCGGCCAGAAGTTCGTCGCCCTGGTGCGCCCCGAGGCCGCGGCCGGGCGGCTCCAGGACGGCGACGTGATCCCGTCGGACCGGGTGGAGACCAATGTCGAGCTGAGCCAGGTGCTCGCCGACCTGTTCCCGCTGCTGCGCGCGGTGCGTCCCGCCGACCTCAACGCCACCCTGCACGCCGTGGCCACCGCACTCGAGGGCCGCGGTGACCAGCTCGGCGCCACCATGGACCAGCTCGGCGACTACATCGGCGCGATCGAGGACCACCTGCCGACCCTGCGCCAGGACCTGGTCGCGCTGGCCGACGTCGCCGATGCCTACGACGTCGCGGCGCCCGACCTGCTCGACGTGCTCGACAACGTCACCGTCACCAGCAAGACGGTCACCGAGAAGGCCAAGGACCTCGACGTCTTCTTCTCCGACCTCACCGGCCTGTCCGACACCGCGACCAGGTTCCTGGCCGACAACGAGCAGAACCTGATCCGGATGGGCCAGGTCACCGCGCCGGTGCTCGACCTGCTCGCCGAGTACTCGCCCGAGTTCCCGTGCCTGATCCGGGGGGCCGCCAACTACGCGCCGATCCTGTCCAAGACCTTCGAGGGCAACGTGGTCAAGCAGTACATCGAGTTCTTCCAGCCCCAGTTCCGGCCCTACGACGAGCGCGACCTGCCGACGTACGGCGAGGTCGGGCACGGTCCGTGGTGCCTGGGTCTGCCCAACTTCACGGTGCCGGCGCCGGCGCACCCCCTCGACCAGGGCTCCGACATCGACGAGAAGGGCGGCTTCTCCCCGCTCCCGCTGCAGGGCCTCCTGGGCCGACCGGCCGCCATCGACAGCGGGTACGCCGGCAGCGCGGCCGAGCAGCGCGTGGTGAACGCGATGCTCGCCGGTGAGACCGGCCATGACCCGGAGTCCTACGGCGCCCTCGGCACCCTGCTCTACGGACCGGTCGTCCGGGAAGGGAAGGCGGCCGGATGA
- a CDS encoding MlaE family ABC transporter permease produces MAAAGELINDAYKSGRSTLEGYGDQLLFYVKALAWVPRAIKRYPREILNTLAEVAFGAGGLSLILGSVGVIAFMAFFAGTEVGIQGYASLSQIGVAKFSAFISAYFNTREVAPLVSSIALAATVGCGYTARLGAMRISEEIDALEVMGIPSLPFLVTTRMVAAFIAVIPLYIVALCASYLSPRLIVTMIYGQSGGTYDHYFLQFLPPIDMVWSFFKLLFLAVAVILIHCYYGYTASGGPAGVGRAVGKAIRTSIVTIVMADFFLTFAIWGSTTTVRITG; encoded by the coding sequence ATGGCGGCCGCCGGAGAGCTCATCAACGACGCCTACAAGAGTGGGCGCTCCACGCTCGAGGGGTACGGCGACCAGCTGCTCTTCTACGTCAAGGCGCTGGCCTGGGTGCCGCGGGCGATCAAGCGCTACCCGCGCGAGATCCTGAACACCCTGGCCGAGGTCGCCTTCGGCGCCGGTGGCCTGAGCCTGATCCTGGGCTCGGTCGGCGTGATCGCGTTCATGGCGTTCTTCGCCGGCACCGAGGTCGGCATCCAGGGCTACGCCTCGTTGAGCCAGATCGGCGTCGCGAAGTTCAGCGCGTTCATCTCGGCCTACTTCAACACCCGCGAGGTCGCGCCGCTGGTGTCCTCGATCGCGCTCGCCGCCACCGTCGGCTGCGGCTACACCGCCCGTCTCGGTGCGATGCGGATCTCGGAGGAGATCGACGCGCTCGAGGTGATGGGCATCCCGTCGCTGCCGTTCCTGGTGACCACCCGAATGGTGGCCGCGTTCATCGCGGTCATCCCGCTCTACATCGTGGCCCTGTGCGCGTCGTACCTCTCGCCGCGGCTGATCGTCACCATGATCTACGGCCAGTCGGGCGGCACCTACGACCACTACTTCCTGCAGTTCCTGCCCCCGATCGACATGGTCTGGTCGTTCTTCAAGCTGCTCTTCCTGGCCGTGGCGGTGATCCTGATCCACTGCTACTACGGTTACACCGCGTCGGGCGGCCCCGCCGGCGTCGGGCGTGCGGTCGGCAAGGCGATCCGCACCAGCATCGTGACCATCGTGATGGCCGACTTCTTCCTCACCTTCGCCATCTGGGGCTCGACCACGACCGTCCGGATCACGGGGTGA
- a CDS encoding MlaE family ABC transporter permease, which translates to MAFNAMAVVRGPGEIALMVVEVTKRIFTRPFQFREFLEQAWFVTSVTLMPTIMVSIPFGAVISLQVGNLTGQLGAQSFAGATAVLATVREAAPMAAAMIIAGAAGSAICSDLGARKIREEIDAMEVLGIDPLERLVAPRVVATMFVAFMINGIVIGTGIGGGYFFTVIVQGGSAGAFLSSFTALASLPDLYIAMIKAIIFGWLAAIIGAYKGLNAGGGPSGVGRAVNESVIIAFMALFFLNAVITAIYFQVAPPVGL; encoded by the coding sequence GTGGCTTTCAATGCCATGGCGGTCGTGCGTGGCCCTGGCGAGATCGCGCTGATGGTGGTCGAGGTGACCAAGCGGATCTTCACCCGGCCCTTCCAGTTCCGAGAGTTCCTCGAGCAGGCCTGGTTCGTCACCAGCGTGACGCTGATGCCGACGATCATGGTGTCGATCCCGTTCGGCGCGGTCATCTCGCTGCAGGTCGGCAACCTGACCGGCCAGCTCGGTGCGCAGTCCTTCGCCGGCGCGACGGCGGTGCTCGCCACCGTGCGGGAGGCGGCGCCGATGGCCGCGGCGATGATCATCGCCGGAGCGGCCGGGTCGGCGATCTGCTCCGATCTCGGGGCGCGCAAGATCCGCGAGGAGATCGACGCCATGGAGGTGCTCGGCATCGATCCGCTCGAACGCCTGGTCGCCCCGCGCGTGGTGGCGACCATGTTCGTCGCGTTCATGATCAACGGCATCGTGATCGGCACCGGCATCGGGGGCGGCTACTTCTTCACCGTGATCGTCCAGGGCGGGTCGGCGGGCGCCTTCCTGTCGTCGTTCACCGCCCTCGCGTCGCTGCCGGACCTCTACATCGCGATGATCAAGGCGATCATCTTCGGCTGGCTGGCCGCCATCATCGGCGCCTACAAGGGCCTCAACGCGGGCGGCGGCCCGAGCGGTGTCGGACGGGCGGTCAACGAGTCGGTGATCATCGCCTTCATGGCGCTGTTCTTCCTCAACGCCGTGATCACCGCGATCTACTTCCAGGTCGCTCCGCCGGTGGGGTTGTGA
- a CDS encoding potassium channel family protein yields MPSPAAPRRRPLETISRHPSAVLLAAQLVVVLAYPALEDSAAGRAVVGVIQMVVVLSAVWAVRRTATLRWVVLLLGAPAVVLAVLEAMHPEVDWIVLASAAFHVPFYLFVSYAMIRYLFHDDRVTVDEIFATGAAFTVVAWAFAYLYAAAQVLWPGSFVGFNSPDGGTPLSWFELLFLSFTTLTSVGLSDVYPVLSQARSFVMVEQVAGVFYVALVVARLVGLSARRG; encoded by the coding sequence GTGCCCTCCCCCGCCGCGCCGCGCCGCCGCCCCCTGGAGACGATCAGCCGACACCCCTCCGCCGTCCTGCTCGCGGCGCAGCTCGTGGTGGTGCTCGCCTATCCGGCGCTCGAGGACTCCGCCGCGGGACGCGCCGTCGTCGGCGTGATCCAGATGGTCGTCGTGCTGTCCGCGGTGTGGGCGGTACGTCGGACCGCGACGCTGCGCTGGGTGGTGCTGCTCCTCGGCGCACCGGCCGTCGTGCTCGCCGTGCTCGAGGCCATGCACCCCGAGGTGGACTGGATCGTGCTGGCCTCGGCGGCCTTCCATGTCCCGTTCTACCTCTTCGTCTCCTACGCGATGATCCGCTACCTGTTCCACGACGACCGGGTCACCGTGGACGAGATCTTCGCGACCGGTGCCGCGTTCACCGTCGTCGCCTGGGCCTTCGCCTACCTGTACGCCGCCGCGCAGGTGCTCTGGCCCGGCTCGTTCGTCGGCTTCAACAGTCCCGACGGCGGCACCCCGCTGAGCTGGTTCGAGCTGCTCTTCCTCTCCTTCACCACGCTGACCAGCGTCGGGCTGTCCGACGTCTACCCGGTCCTCAGCCAGGCGCGCTCGTTCGTGATGGTCGAGCAGGTCGCCGGCGTGTTCTACGTGGCGCTCGTGGTCGCCCGGCTGGTCGGGCTCAGCGCGCGTCGGGGGTGA
- a CDS encoding MFS transporter — protein MSDAPGITPGRSYLVWIVGLLAYALAVFHRSSLAVAGLAATERFDISASQLASFTVLQLLVYASMQIPVGLLVDRFGSRTVLTVAVAVVSTGQLAFAFADSYPLALGARVLVGAGDAMTFICVLRLVSSWFPRHRVPLISQLTGNLGQLGALAAAAPMTWALGHLGWTRAYLGGALAGLVVLVVLRLLLHDTPTEPHLRGVPMSARALGASLASSWAQPGTRLGLWVHFSTPFSTTVMGLLWGYPFLVTAERVSPGTASALLSLLVATSVAYGPLLGWLVGRHPWHRSTTALIIVAALAGVWGLVLLWPGDAPLPLLVLLIVVVGAGGPGSMIGFDVARTSNPDRRTASASGIVNVGGFTAGLLAVLAVGTVLDVLTPGTQEYTPEAFRWAMATQYLLWTLGVVQVLRYRRRIRGLTTRDQVAAGSSMVDLTPDAR, from the coding sequence GTGAGCGACGCGCCTGGGATCACCCCGGGTCGCAGCTACCTCGTCTGGATCGTCGGCCTGCTGGCCTATGCCCTGGCGGTCTTCCACCGAAGCAGTCTCGCGGTCGCCGGCCTGGCCGCGACCGAGCGCTTCGACATCTCGGCCAGCCAGCTGGCGTCGTTCACGGTGCTGCAGCTGCTGGTCTACGCCTCGATGCAGATCCCGGTCGGGCTGCTGGTCGACCGCTTCGGCTCGCGGACGGTGCTGACCGTCGCGGTGGCCGTGGTGAGCACCGGTCAGCTGGCGTTCGCGTTCGCCGACAGCTACCCGCTGGCGCTCGGGGCCCGGGTGCTGGTGGGAGCGGGCGACGCGATGACCTTCATCTGCGTGCTGCGGCTGGTGTCGTCGTGGTTCCCGCGGCACCGGGTGCCGCTGATCAGCCAGCTCACCGGCAACCTCGGCCAGCTCGGCGCGCTCGCGGCCGCCGCGCCGATGACCTGGGCGCTGGGGCACCTCGGCTGGACCCGTGCCTACCTCGGCGGCGCGCTCGCCGGTCTGGTGGTGCTGGTCGTGCTGCGGCTGCTGCTCCACGACACGCCGACCGAGCCGCACCTGCGGGGCGTGCCGATGTCGGCCCGGGCGCTGGGCGCCAGCCTGGCCTCGTCGTGGGCGCAGCCGGGGACCCGGCTCGGGCTCTGGGTGCACTTCTCGACGCCGTTCAGCACCACCGTGATGGGGCTGCTGTGGGGCTATCCCTTCCTGGTGACCGCCGAGCGCGTCTCACCCGGTACGGCGAGTGCGCTGCTCTCGCTGCTCGTCGCTACCTCAGTCGCGTACGGCCCGCTGCTCGGCTGGCTGGTCGGCCGGCATCCGTGGCACCGGTCGACGACCGCGCTGATCATCGTCGCGGCGCTCGCGGGGGTGTGGGGCCTGGTGCTGCTGTGGCCGGGCGACGCCCCGCTGCCGCTGCTGGTGCTCCTCATCGTCGTGGTGGGGGCCGGCGGGCCGGGGTCGATGATCGGCTTCGACGTCGCCCGGACCAGCAACCCCGACCGGCGTACGGCGAGCGCCAGCGGAATCGTGAACGTCGGCGGCTTCACCGCCGGGCTGCTGGCGGTACTGGCGGTGGGCACGGTGCTGGACGTGCTGACACCCGGGACGCAGGAGTACACGCCCGAGGCGTTCCGGTGGGCGATGGCGACGCAGTACCTGCTGTGGACCCTCGGCGTGGTCCAGGTGCTGCGCTACCGGCGCCGGATCCGCGGGCTCACCACCCGCGACCAGGTGGCCGCCGGCTCCTCGATGGTGGACCTCACCCCCGACGCGCGCTGA
- the uvrB gene encoding excinuclease ABC subunit UvrB: protein MRPVTDLERRVAPFHVQSDYQPSGDQPAAIAEITKRLNDGVQDVVLLGATGTGKTATVAWVAEQVQRPLLVLQPNKTLAAQFANELRQLFPDNAVEYFVSYYDYYQPEAYVPQTDTYIEKDSSINEEVERLRHSATNSLLTRRDVIVVSTVSCIYGLGTPQEYVDRMVRLRVGEEHDRDSVLRRLVEIQYTRNDLAFTRGTFRVRGDTLEIFPVYEELAVRIEFFGDEIERLMTLHPVTGEVLTEDQELYVFPASHYIAGPERMERAIRGIEAELAEQLATFEKQGKMLEAQRLRMRTTYDIEMMRQVGSCSGIENYSMHMDGRSRGSAPNTLLDYFPEDFVLVVDESHVAVPQIGGMYEGDMSRKRNLVEHGFRLPSAMDNRPLRWEEFLERIGQTVYLSATPGDYELDKVQGDVVEQIIRPTGLVDPEVVVKPTKGQIDDLIHEIRLRAEKQERVLVTTLTKKMSEDLTDYLLDAGIRTRYLHSEVDTLKRIELLRDLRLGAYDVLVGINLLREGLDLPEVSLVSILDADKEGFLRSDKSLIQTIGRAARNVSGEVHMYADRITPSMESAIDETNRRRAKQVAYNEAHGIDPQPLRKKIADITEMLAREDETTQELLQTWADVGQKGRAGGVKPKKSPTPQLRSTDIGGHAAELAGLPSSDLAQLIQDLTDQMKAAAAELQFELAARLRDEIGELKKELRQMMEATK, encoded by the coding sequence ATGCGTCCGGTCACCGATCTCGAGCGTCGCGTCGCGCCCTTCCACGTCCAGTCCGACTACCAACCCTCCGGCGACCAGCCGGCGGCGATCGCGGAGATCACGAAGCGGCTCAACGACGGCGTCCAGGACGTCGTCCTGCTGGGCGCGACCGGAACCGGAAAGACCGCGACGGTGGCCTGGGTGGCCGAGCAGGTGCAGCGGCCGCTGCTGGTGCTCCAGCCCAACAAGACGCTGGCCGCGCAGTTCGCCAACGAGCTGCGCCAGCTGTTCCCCGACAACGCCGTCGAGTACTTCGTCTCCTACTACGACTACTACCAGCCCGAGGCCTACGTCCCCCAGACCGACACCTACATCGAGAAGGACTCCTCGATCAACGAGGAGGTCGAGCGGCTGCGCCACTCCGCGACCAACAGCCTGCTCACTCGGCGCGACGTGATCGTGGTGTCGACGGTGTCGTGCATCTACGGTCTCGGCACCCCCCAGGAGTACGTCGACCGCATGGTCCGGCTGCGCGTGGGCGAGGAGCACGACCGTGACTCGGTGCTGCGTCGGCTGGTCGAGATCCAGTACACCCGCAACGACCTCGCCTTCACCCGCGGCACCTTCCGGGTGCGCGGCGACACCCTCGAGATCTTCCCCGTCTACGAGGAGCTCGCGGTCCGCATCGAGTTCTTCGGCGACGAGATCGAGCGGCTGATGACGCTGCACCCGGTCACCGGTGAGGTGCTCACCGAGGACCAGGAGCTCTACGTCTTCCCGGCCAGCCACTACATCGCCGGTCCGGAGCGGATGGAGCGGGCGATCCGCGGCATCGAGGCCGAGCTCGCCGAGCAGCTCGCGACCTTCGAGAAGCAGGGCAAGATGCTCGAGGCGCAGCGGCTGCGGATGCGCACGACGTACGACATCGAGATGATGCGCCAGGTCGGCTCCTGCTCGGGCATCGAGAACTACTCGATGCACATGGACGGCCGGTCGCGCGGCAGCGCGCCCAACACCCTGCTCGACTACTTCCCCGAGGACTTCGTGCTCGTCGTCGACGAGTCCCATGTCGCCGTCCCCCAGATCGGCGGCATGTACGAGGGCGACATGTCCCGCAAGCGCAACCTGGTCGAGCACGGCTTCCGGCTGCCGAGCGCGATGGACAACCGGCCGCTGCGCTGGGAGGAGTTCCTCGAACGGATCGGGCAGACCGTCTACCTCTCGGCGACGCCGGGCGACTACGAGCTCGACAAGGTGCAGGGCGACGTCGTCGAGCAGATCATCCGCCCGACCGGCCTGGTCGACCCCGAGGTGGTGGTGAAGCCGACCAAGGGCCAGATCGACGACCTGATCCACGAGATCCGGCTGCGCGCCGAGAAGCAGGAGCGGGTGCTGGTCACCACGCTCACCAAGAAGATGTCCGAGGACCTCACCGACTACCTCCTCGACGCCGGGATCCGCACCCGCTACCTCCACTCCGAGGTCGACACGCTCAAGCGGATCGAGCTGCTGCGCGACCTGCGCCTGGGCGCCTACGACGTCCTCGTCGGCATCAACCTGCTGCGCGAGGGCCTTGACCTGCCCGAGGTGTCGCTGGTGTCGATCCTCGACGCCGACAAGGAGGGCTTCCTGCGCTCCGACAAGTCGCTGATCCAGACCATCGGCCGCGCGGCGCGCAATGTGTCCGGCGAGGTCCACATGTACGCCGACCGGATCACCCCGTCGATGGAGTCCGCCATCGACGAGACCAACCGGCGCCGGGCCAAGCAGGTCGCCTACAACGAGGCCCACGGCATCGACCCCCAGCCGCTGCGCAAGAAGATCGCCGACATCACCGAGATGCTGGCCCGCGAGGACGAGACCACCCAGGAGCTGCTGCAGACCTGGGCAGATGTCGGCCAGAAGGGCCGCGCGGGGGGAGTGAAGCCCAAGAAGTCCCCGACCCCCCAGCTCCGCTCGACCGACATCGGCGGGCACGCCGCCGAGCTGGCCGGGCTGCCGAGCTCCGACCTGGCCCAGCTGATCCAGGACCTCACCGACCAGATGAAGGCGGCTGCTGCCGAGCTCCAGTTCGAGCTGGCGGCGCGGCTGCGCGACGAGATCGGGGAGCTGAAGAAGGAGCTGCGGCAGATGATGGAAGCGACGAAGTGA